A DNA window from Paraburkholderia sp. IMGN_8 contains the following coding sequences:
- a CDS encoding Ku protein — translation MPARSIASLSLSFGLVSIPVKLYPATESASDVKFNLLAPDGSRLKQQYISESTGAVVERSSMKKGYEFEKDKYVVFTGDELKALEEAATHVVEILAFIPEKAVDPVYYEKAYYIAPDKRGGKPYSLLQQALAESGRCALAKWAFKGKTRIVQVRPNEDGLVFQQLLFADEVRSLKDLNVEHVQVSAAELKLALQIIAQGAEDSYDPSAYEDEEKKRILAAIDRKIEGKEVVSAESEEVASSGEVIDLMEALRASLKGGAKAKATAAPKRESAEPVAESAAVPKVRKPAARAPKASTETTAKVRARK, via the coding sequence ATGCCCGCTCGTTCCATCGCCTCGTTATCCCTGTCCTTTGGACTCGTTTCCATCCCAGTCAAGCTTTATCCTGCGACGGAAAGTGCCTCCGATGTCAAATTCAACCTGCTTGCTCCCGATGGCTCCCGCCTGAAACAGCAGTACATCTCGGAGTCGACAGGCGCGGTTGTCGAGCGCTCTTCGATGAAGAAGGGCTACGAGTTTGAGAAGGACAAATACGTCGTATTCACCGGTGACGAACTCAAGGCGCTCGAAGAAGCCGCTACTCATGTAGTCGAGATACTGGCTTTCATACCAGAGAAAGCGGTTGACCCGGTCTACTACGAGAAGGCGTACTACATTGCACCTGACAAACGAGGCGGAAAGCCGTACAGCCTGCTCCAGCAGGCGCTGGCCGAGAGCGGTCGATGCGCACTAGCCAAGTGGGCTTTCAAGGGCAAGACACGAATCGTTCAGGTGCGGCCGAACGAAGACGGGCTGGTTTTTCAACAGTTGCTCTTTGCGGACGAGGTGCGGTCACTGAAGGACTTGAACGTCGAACATGTTCAAGTGTCGGCTGCTGAACTCAAGCTGGCGTTGCAAATCATCGCGCAGGGTGCTGAGGATAGCTACGACCCTTCCGCCTACGAGGACGAAGAGAAAAAGCGCATCCTTGCGGCCATCGACAGAAAGATTGAAGGCAAGGAAGTCGTCTCGGCCGAGTCGGAAGAGGTGGCGTCAAGCGGCGAGGTTATTGACCTCATGGAGGCCTTGCGTGCCAGTCTTAAGGGGGGCGCAAAGGCGAAAGCCACGGCCGCGCCCAAGCGCGAGAGCGCAGAGCCCGTCGCGGAAAGTGCCGCAGTGCCGAAAGTTCGGAAGCCTGCGGCTCGTGCTCCCAAGGCGTCCACCGAGACCACGGCAAAGGTCCGAGCTCGCAAGTGA